From the genome of Halobacteriovorax marinus SJ:
GTAAATGCACTCGTCTAGTGAAATATCTTTATAGAATTTTTCAGAGAATGTTTTTACAGCGTTATACTTAGATACGTCTCCACTCCAAAAGTTCAAGTGTACATTTGAAGTTGAATAATTGATTTCTTCTTTATCTAAAAAAGACTTAACATTTTTTAAGAGATCAATATCAAGTAATAAGTCAGATAATTCAATTGCCCTATCAGTAAGTCTACCGAATGAGTCTGCACTTAAATTAATATTTGAAAACTTCTTTAATAGCGACTTTGTTGAAACTTCAAGATGCTTAATATTACTACGCTTAACAAAGGGCTCATCAATTGGGTTTCCAAGCTTATCTCTTCTAATTAAAACTCCACCACCTTCGGCTATTACATAGTCCAAGGCCTTAAAGTGAGTAATTAAGAAATGTCCCCATGAAAGAGAGCGTCCTGTAACAATAACTAAAGGAATTGAATGGGCCTTCACTAAATTCAATATATCAAAGAACCTAGCAGTAAACTCTGTTCCTTTTGTAAGTGTTCCATCAAAGTCTGAAAAAATTATTTTAGGTGCCATAAAAAGGGCCCTCGCCAGGCCCTGTTAATTTATTGAAGTGGGTATGAAAGTCCAACTAGAATTGAAGTGAACGAATCCTTTAGCCCTAATTGAATCTCAGCATTTGCTTGTAGATGCTTATATTGTTCTAAAGGTACGTTACCGTTGATCCCTAAGTTTGCACTGATTGTTGACTCATAAGTTTTTGTGTCACCATCAAGTGAAAGACCTACTGGCATCGAGAAGTATGGGTAAGCTTCTTTTCCCCAAAAGCTGAAACCTTTTGAAACAGTTGGAGCTAAAGAGAGTTTTGTTCTACTTACTTCAAACTCTTTCGCAAGTTCCATAGTCGTCTTAACTGAAACTTTTGGCTGCTTATAGTAGTCAGGGAAGATTTCATAATCTACACCTGTAAAGAATCTATTGCTCATCTCACCACCAGAAATACCAAGACCCGCATCAAAAACGGCCTTCTTAGAAAATTTCTGAGTATATCTAACCTGCGCACCAATTCCACCACCAGAAGAAGTTACACCAAGAACCTCTGATGAAATTAATTTCTTTCCCGTCATCATTGGAAAAGAAGAGACACCTGTACCTAGGGACCACGCGTTAGTAGAAAGTAATGTTGCTGCTGCAAATGAAAGAAGTTTTATTTTCTTCATGTTCTCCATCCTTGAGAATAATGATTTTAATAATTTGTTACTGAATATTCTAACTTGATAAATGCTTCAGAGTCAAAATTGACAACGGGCAACATTCTTTTTTTCGAAACTTTAAAACTCTTCGATTGACTCTACGGACAAAAACCTCTATAAATATCAACTCAAGACTTCTATGGTGGCCGTAGTTCAGTTGGTAGAGCGCCAGATTGTGATTCTGGTTGTCGTGGGTTCGAGTCCCATCGGCCACCCCATTTTTCGAATAAATTCTCAAACTAAATTTATGATGGTCCTAGTCTCTGCTGCCAAGCAGGCGCTGACGCTTCTGCATGCAGCAAAGATGCTCTCATCAAAATGCTTATCAAGCATTTTGACTTCGGCACAACCATCGGCCACCCCATTTTTTGTTCGATTAAAATCTCACAAACATTCATACGATGGTCCTAGTCTCTGCTGCTAAGCAGGCGCTGACGCTTCTGCATGCAGCAAAGATGCTCTCATCAAAATGCTTATCAAGCATTTTGACTTCGGCACAACCATCGGCCACCCCATTTTTCCTTTAATATACAACCAATCTAGTTCCAATAATGGAAAATTCTAAGAGGCTAGTTAGTCAGAATAGAACCTCTCTCCGAAAGAGTTCTACTATCAGAGATATCAACCCAGCTTCCATGAAAGGTTATTGGAATAACCTGTGACAACTCAATCCTTGCTTGAAACCTTAAATCTCTCGCAGTTAACAACAAGTAATAACTAATATTTTTATAGCTATCAAAAACAAGACTTAAAACATATTCACAACCATCACCACTTGCTTCACTAGTTATCGGTACTGGCTCAGAACAAAGCTGACCTTCATCGTAAACAAAAGTGACCACTTCATTTTTTTCATTTATTCTGCTAATACTTGATCTAAAAAAACCATCTATATACTCTTCACTTTGAAGCCAAATATAGGGATACTTTTTCCCTGAAAAAAATTTTGCAATTCTTGGAAACTCACAATGACCATTCCACCTTAAATTTGATATGAAAGTATTATTCTTAACATCAATTTCAGCTCTATGTAGTTTTCCGTGAGAATGATTATCACTTTCTCTCCAATTCAGCTCACTTCCATCTCCTAAGTTCTTAAATAATTTAATGTCAGGGTAGTGAATATAATCCACATAGATTTTTCCATTTTCCTCAAAAGCTCCTGCGAAGTGACTGGCAAAGAAAGCCTTTGTTTTAAATCGGTATGATTTTTCACAATCATCAATAGGTACTACAATTATTTCTGTTTGAGATTTCTCATCCCATTTTAGACAGTCAATGAAGCTACCTATTGATAGCAATAATTTCCAAATTATTAGTTGTGCGGGAGCGATAAAGAAAATTAAGTAATTATCACTAACAATAAAATCATGAAGCATCACCGGCTTTTCTAAGGTCAAACTCCCGATTCTTCTCACTTTTCCACTATTTGGAAGCTCATAGAAATTTAACTTAGTTTCTCTTCCGTATTCTAAACCAAAATTATATGAACACTCTCTTGAGGCTACATAGTGAGGGTGAGCCGAAAAAGTCCCTTTAATTTCTCCATTAAAATCCTCCTCTCCAATAGTAGCTAATGTTTCAAAGTCTATTTGAGTAGGTTTTGCTCCCTCCATAAGTGCGTAAAGTCCTTGCTGCCAAGCTACAATGTGAGTATTTGCTGTATTTTTTCTTTTATTTTTTAATCCATTTATAAACCTACTAAACCAAGGCGCTTTTGAACCATATATGTTCTTCCCCTTATTTATCTCTTCTAAAAGGCCTTCACTTTGAACAACTTTGGAAGAAGCATAGGCCTTTGAATCTTTAAACTTAATGGCACTAATCGCTCCATCTCCTTCAAAAGTGTGCTTATACCGTTTTCCAAATTGTTCAAAAATCCCTACTCCACTACGATACAATATTCCATTAAGAGAACTCGGTATTTCTCCAATCACACTTACTTCAATAAAATCGTGCTCTTTATCTAAATTTTTAAAAAACTTAATTGGGGAAGGAGGTGTTTTTTTATCCATTTTTCACCTCCTTAGTAAATTTTAGATATTCATAAATTTTTTCTAAGGCATTTGAACGACTTACATCAAAATCAATTTTTTTCCAGACTTCATGTTTTGAATCAATACCTAGATGCTCTATGTAGTCAGCAGAAGCAACAAAGTATTGCCCTTTATATGTTAATAAATATCCACCATATTGCTTTTGATAATCCTGAGCTTCTTGATGCTGAGTGAACCAGTGATTGAGAAAAGAAGAGGACTTTTCATACCAAAATGTATCAAGAGAGTTTTTATAATCTTTCCAAGTGGAAAAATTATTTTTCTCAGCAAGCAATTCTAATGCTTGTTTTAGCCTAATGCCTTTTTCTTTTGATAAGATGTGAGCAAGCTTTTTAGCTTCAATAATTGATTTCATACCAACCTTTTAATAACCAGATAATTCGCGATAGGTTATATAAGAGTTAATATAAATGTCTTTGAATCTTATGAAGTGATTATCTCTTTTGCGAATACAGGCATCTTCCACTACCTACAACTAGGATAACTAACTTCACAATATTTTTCAAACTAAATTTTATACTTGTTCCAGAATTGACCTTTTCCGCATAGCTTATTTTTTTCAAATAACTAAAATCATATTACCAACGCCATGCAATCCATTCCAAATCCATCTAAACACCCACCCCATTTTTCGAATAAATTCTCAAACTAAATTTATGATGATCCTAGTCTCTGCTGCTAAGCAGGCGCTAACGATTTTTAAGCGATATCGAGGGAAAGGTCTCCATTAGATGATTCTACTTCGTGCTCGCCAGTAGAGTCTTCGTTATGTTCAGAAGTTACTTCTTCTCTTTCTTCAGTTTGCTCATCTTTATCATTATCTCCAAACTCAAGATTTCTTTCGAAATTAGTTGGAGATGATGCTGCACCACTTGCGACTTCAAATGATAGAGTTTTTTCTTTATAGAGCTGAGTTAAGTGCTGGTCGAAGGACTGCATCTTCCCTTTAGACTTCTCTATAGTTATATACATTTTGGATAGGTCTTCTTTTCCACTTATACAGTCTTGAATACCAACTGTATTAACCATGATCTCCTGAGCACAGACTCTACCTTTTCCATCCATTGTTGGAAGAAGACGCTGGCTGATCGAACCAAATAAACACTCTGATAATCTAAGTTTTACATTGTCTTGTTCTTCGGGAGGGAACATCGAAACGATCCTATTGATCGTTGCTGGAGCATTCGTGGTATGAACTGTTGCAAAAACTAAATGCCCCGTCTCTGCTGCCTTCATCGATATTTGAATCGTTTCAGCATCCCTAAGTTCACCAATCACGATGATGTCTGGATCTTGCCTAAGTGCACCTCTCAGCGCATCCTTGAAACTGTCCGTATCTTCACCAAGCTCTCTTTGAGTAATCCTCGACTTTTCAGAAGTAAAGATAAATTCAATCGGATCTTCGATTGTTAAA
Proteins encoded in this window:
- a CDS encoding HAD family hydrolase, with the protein product MAPKIIFSDFDGTLTKGTEFTARFFDILNLVKAHSIPLVIVTGRSLSWGHFLITHFKALDYVIAEGGGVLIRRDKLGNPIDEPFVKRSNIKHLEVSTKSLLKKFSNINLSADSFGRLTDRAIELSDLLLDIDLLKNVKSFLDKEEINYSTSNVHLNFWSGDVSKYNAVKTFSEKFYKDISLDECIYFGDSLNDESMFRYFQNSVGVSSIKDVLSKLEYRPQTILLGEENDGPDGVYNHLLSLLK
- a CDS encoding carotenoid oxygenase family protein, with the protein product MDKKTPPSPIKFFKNLDKEHDFIEVSVIGEIPSSLNGILYRSGVGIFEQFGKRYKHTFEGDGAISAIKFKDSKAYASSKVVQSEGLLEEINKGKNIYGSKAPWFSRFINGLKNKRKNTANTHIVAWQQGLYALMEGAKPTQIDFETLATIGEEDFNGEIKGTFSAHPHYVASRECSYNFGLEYGRETKLNFYELPNSGKVRRIGSLTLEKPVMLHDFIVSDNYLIFFIAPAQLIIWKLLLSIGSFIDCLKWDEKSQTEIIVVPIDDCEKSYRFKTKAFFASHFAGAFEENGKIYVDYIHYPDIKLFKNLGDGSELNWRESDNHSHGKLHRAEIDVKNNTFISNLRWNGHCEFPRIAKFFSGKKYPYIWLQSEEYIDGFFRSSISRINEKNEVVTFVYDEGQLCSEPVPITSEASGDGCEYVLSLVFDSYKNISYYLLLTARDLRFQARIELSQVIPITFHGSWVDISDSRTLSERGSILTN
- a CDS encoding type IV pilus twitching motility protein PilT, with the translated sequence MPITKESFHKLLKLATANGVSDIHLREGENPYFRMRGGLKKIKGDILSKEDMLTICHTIIPDKNILKNIETIKEYDGSYQLGKICRVRISLLKFQGRIAIIMRVINIKVPTMAELGLPSALQGFVNAKRGLVLVTGVTGSGKSSTLASIIQEINRTREEHILTIEDPIEFIFTSEKSRITQRELGEDTDSFKDALRGALRQDPDIIVIGELRDAETIQISMKAAETGHLVFATVHTTNAPATINRIVSMFPPEEQDNVKLRLSECLFGSISQRLLPTMDGKGRVCAQEIMVNTVGIQDCISGKEDLSKMYITIEKSKGKMQSFDQHLTQLYKEKTLSFEVASGAASSPTNFERNLEFGDNDKDEQTEEREEVTSEHNEDSTGEHEVESSNGDLSLDIA